The genomic interval GGTTCTATTCAGAGGGCAGTTTCCCTGGTGAAGGAACGATGGGGCAACCGTTATAGGATTGAGGTCGAGTGCCGCAATGCTGAGGAAGTCAGGGAGGCCCTTGATGCCGGTGCAGATATTATTATGCTTGATAATATGGGTCCCGGGGCCGCGGCAGAATGCCTTAAAACAGGCAGCGGGAATGTCGCTTTTGAGGCTTCCGGGGATATGTCTCTGGAGAAGATAGGTGAATATATGGAAATAGGTCTTGACTATATCTCTGTTGGAAAGTTAACGCATTCGGTTAAGAATTTTGATTTTTCCCTGAAAATCGCGGAACATAAAAATGATGCGTTTTGATGCCCTGGTCGTAGGCGCTGGAATTGCTGGTTTAAGTGCTGCAATCCGTCTGGCACGAAAGGGAGCCCATGTCTGTCTTGTCTCAAAAAGCGCCAACCCGCTGGAATGCAACAGCCTTTATGCTCAGGGCGGTATTGTTGCCCGGGGAGAAGAGGACAGCCCTGATCTGCTTAAACACGATATCCTTGAAGCAGGTGACGGTATTAATTCCGTAGAAGCGGTAGAAAAATTATCCTGCGAGGGGCCCGACCTGGTAATGGATTTCTTGGCGGATGAGCTCAAGGTACCGTTTATCCGGGACGAGAAGGGGTATCTGCTGACCCGCGAGGCTGCCCATTCTGTGCGCCGAATCCTGCATGTCCACGATTATACCGGACGCTCTATTATGGAACATCTGTTTAAGGCCGCCGAGGCGGAGGAACGGATCAGCCGTCTATCAAACTACACGGCAATCGATATTATAACCTCAACCCACCACTCAATGGATTACCAGGTCCGCTACAAACCAAGCCGTGCTCTGGGAATGTATCTGCTCAATAATGAGAACGGCGAAGTCATTCCGGTTTTTGCCTCGGCGGTACTGCTTGCTACCGGAGGGCTTGGAGATATCTTTCAGCATACATCGAACCCCAAGGGTGTAGTCGGAGACGGCATAGCCATGGCTTACAGGGCCAATGTGGAGATAATAAATGCCGAATTTGTCCAGTTCCACCCAACGACTCTGTTTCACCGGGATTCAGACCGTTTTCTGATATCCGAATCCGTGCGGGGGGAAGGCGCCCGGCTGCTGAATCGGGAAGGGGAGTACTTTATGTCCCGCTACTCTCCAAGGCTTAAGGATCTTGCCCCCAGGGACGAAGTGGCCCGGGGGATTTACCGACAGATAGAAAAGGACAAAGCCGGATATGTCTATCTGGATGCCCGGGGTATAAAGGACCATGATCTGACAGAACGCTTTCCTTCTATTTTTGCCGCCTGTGCTGCTGTCAATATCGATATTCGAAAAGATCTTATTCCCGTTGTGCCTGCCGCCCATTATTCCTGCGGAGGCATTAAGGTCGATCCTGGCGGCAAGACATCACTGGACGGTCTTTATGCTGTGGGCGAGACTGCCTGTACTGGAGTGCATGGGGCCAACAGGCTGGCTTCGGTCTCGCTGCTGGAAGGCCTGTATTACGGGGTCCACGTAGCGGAAACCATCCTGTCGCAACCTCATGATCTGTCCGACCGCCTGATCCGCAGTATTCCCCCCTGGGTTTCTCCCCTTGGTGAAACCAGTTTTGACCCGGTTTTGATTCGCAGCGATCTTAACCAGATACAGAGTACCATGTGGAATTATGTAGGGATTATACGGACAAAGAAACGGCTTTCCAGGGCCTTCGCGGACCTGAATTACCTGAATCATCGTATTGAGCGTTTTTATCGATCCGCCCTTTTACGCCGTGATGTGGTGGAACTGCGCAACGCGATAATAAGCGCTCTGGTGGTAACCCGCTCTGCTCTCAACAATGGTCAGTCCATAGGGTGTCATTATCTGCAGGGCTAGGGTTTGACAGAAGGCGGCAGATATGTATAATACATCAGCATTATGATGAGGGCCATAACCCTTCAATCTCCGGCAAAAGTGAATCTGCATCTTGAGATCGGAGGTAAACGGAACGACGGGTTTCACGATTTGTGCTCTCTTTTTCAGATTGTTTCTTTAGCGGATACAATCACAGTGAGATCTTTGAAAGATTCTAACAATACCTGCAGTATACATGGCGCGTTCAGCTGTGATTCTGAGGACAATCTGATATGTAAAGCCTACAGGCTTTTTTCTCAGACCTATAAACTGAAAACCTCAATCGATGTTGTGGTTGAAAAGCGTATACCCGAGGGAGCGGGTCTCGGGGGCGGATCCAGCAATGCTGCATCCATGCTCAAGGGGCTTCGTGATCTTTTTACGGTTCCGATACATAATCAGGAGCTTTCACGGCTGGCAGCGCATCTTGGGAGTGATGTCCCTTTCTTCTGCCGAAGTCCTCTTGCATGTGTTTCAGGACGCGGCGAGAAAGTAACTCCTCTGGACAGCCCACGGCGGATTCCATTAGTTCTGGTTTTACCTGATTTCCCGGTTTCAACCGCAGATGCGTATCGCTGGCTTGATGCTGAGCAGGGCAATACCGAACGAACAGTCTCCTGTGGTAAAGATTTTTCTTCTTTATATAAACAGCCGCCAGAAGAATGGCCTTTTTTTAATTCTTTTACCCCGATCCTGCTTTCCCGACACCCTTTGATTGGTGAGGTTCTTGAGGATCTGCGTTCCGCAGGGGCCTTATGTGCGGATGTCTCCGGTTCCGGTTCCGCGATTTTTGGTGTTTTTGCCAGCAGAGAAGCTGCCAGCATGGCGGCAGTAATTCTAAAAGGTAAAAAACGCCTAAAACAAGTGCTTACAATAGAAACACTTGCTATATTTCCGGATAGCATATTACAATGACGTATTATTTATGCAACATGAGTGGAGGAAAGTATGGAAATCACGGATATCCGGATTCGGCGTGTCGAAGCGGATGGCAAACTTAAGGCCTATGTAACCGTAACCTTTGATGACTCATTTGTTGTTCACAACGTAAAGGTAATCGAAGGGAAAAACGGTGCTTTTATTGCGATGCCTTCAAGGAAAACGAAGACCGGAGAGTACAAGGATGTCGCGCATCCGATAAATTCGGATTTCCGGGGTAAACTGCAGGATCGTATTCTGGAAGAATATAAGGCCCAGGCTGAAGGAAGCCCGGCCTATGATGAAGACGAAGACAGCTGATTCTGCTGCTTATCTGTCTCTAACAATAAAACTATTTGGGACGTAGCCAAGCGGTAAGGCACCGGATTTTGGTTCCGGCATTCGCAGGTTCGATTCCTGCCGTCCCAGGACAACAAGTCTGCGCCGTGCGGATCCATGATTGACGATCTGCCGGGGTAG from Marispirochaeta sp. carries:
- the nadB gene encoding L-aspartate oxidase, translating into MMRFDALVVGAGIAGLSAAIRLARKGAHVCLVSKSANPLECNSLYAQGGIVARGEEDSPDLLKHDILEAGDGINSVEAVEKLSCEGPDLVMDFLADELKVPFIRDEKGYLLTREAAHSVRRILHVHDYTGRSIMEHLFKAAEAEERISRLSNYTAIDIITSTHHSMDYQVRYKPSRALGMYLLNNENGEVIPVFASAVLLATGGLGDIFQHTSNPKGVVGDGIAMAYRANVEIINAEFVQFHPTTLFHRDSDRFLISESVRGEGARLLNREGEYFMSRYSPRLKDLAPRDEVARGIYRQIEKDKAGYVYLDARGIKDHDLTERFPSIFAACAAVNIDIRKDLIPVVPAAHYSCGGIKVDPGGKTSLDGLYAVGETACTGVHGANRLASVSLLEGLYYGVHVAETILSQPHDLSDRLIRSIPPWVSPLGETSFDPVLIRSDLNQIQSTMWNYVGIIRTKKRLSRAFADLNYLNHRIERFYRSALLRRDVVELRNAIISALVVTRSALNNGQSIGCHYLQG
- the ispE gene encoding 4-(cytidine 5'-diphospho)-2-C-methyl-D-erythritol kinase, with protein sequence MRAITLQSPAKVNLHLEIGGKRNDGFHDLCSLFQIVSLADTITVRSLKDSNNTCSIHGAFSCDSEDNLICKAYRLFSQTYKLKTSIDVVVEKRIPEGAGLGGGSSNAASMLKGLRDLFTVPIHNQELSRLAAHLGSDVPFFCRSPLACVSGRGEKVTPLDSPRRIPLVLVLPDFPVSTADAYRWLDAEQGNTERTVSCGKDFSSLYKQPPEEWPFFNSFTPILLSRHPLIGEVLEDLRSAGALCADVSGSGSAIFGVFASREAASMAAVILKGKKRLKQVLTIETLAIFPDSILQ
- the spoVG gene encoding septation regulator SpoVG yields the protein MEITDIRIRRVEADGKLKAYVTVTFDDSFVVHNVKVIEGKNGAFIAMPSRKTKTGEYKDVAHPINSDFRGKLQDRILEEYKAQAEGSPAYDEDEDS